ACAACCTGAGTGAGCCATCCACCCTCCAACCTAACCACCCACACAAAAAAAGAAACCGGGGCAGTAGCGTCCCGATTTCTTTTTTGAAATTCCATTTTCCCTTTATTAGCCTTCTATTAGCTTCACATAAAAAGTACGATGACGGGGACCATCAAATTCTGCGAAATAAACACTTTGCCACGTTCCCAGAATCAATTTTTCGTTTGCCAGAATTAACATTTCGCTAGCACCCACAACTGAAGACTTCATATGTCCGTCAGAATTACCTTCCATATGGACATAATCAGCGCGATGTGGAAAGGTTTCATTCAGTCCCAATTTCAAATCAACTTTCACGTCGGGATCCGCATTCTCATTAATCGTAATTGCCGCAGTCGTATGTGGACAATATACCAAGACGATCCCATCACTGACACCACTATCACGAATGGCTTCATTTAAATAGTGATCCAGATTCGTGAAAGATTGCTTTTGATGTGTTTCGATTTGAAACTTAAATAAATTGTTTGCCATTTTAACCAACTCCTATTCAGCGAAAAGAGAGTCAACCAGTTCTTCAGCAGTTATCGCACCAAAATATTTCTTCAAGTCAATCGTTTCAAATTTCTCACGTAAATCCGCTTTGGTATATTTCGTCCCTACCAACGTTTCTTCTACGTCGGAAATTTCGCCTAAACCAAAGAAGTCACCATGGACTTTTGCTTCCACAATTTCCCCTGCTTTAATATTGAACAAGAAATCAATCGTTCCAATTGGGAAACGACGGCGGATTTCGATACCGTATTTAGGCGATTTACCGTAATTCCAATTCCAGTTGCCAAAATATTCGTCGCGAATTTCGTATACACGCTTCCAATCTTCTTCCGTTAAATGATACTCTTTCACGTCTTCACGGTTATCCACTTCGAAAATATGTAGAAGCAAGGCATCACGGAATTCTTCCGTAGTCATATTTTTATAAGCCTCATCCACAAATGGTTTAATATTCGTGACGCGGCTGCGAACAGACTTAATACCTTTGGATTCAATTTTATCTTTCCGTGGTTTCAAAGCGCTGGATACAGCATCCAAGTCTGAATCAAACAAAATTGTTCCATGGGCAGTCATACGGCCATTTGTCGCATACATCGCATTTCCGGAAAATTTTTGATCTCCGATTGTTAAGTCGTTACGCCCTTTCAAAGCGGCGTCTTTAACACCCGCTTTATGCAAGAACTCAATAACTGGTTCTGTAAATTTCGCAAAATCACGGAAAGAGTTCCCGTCATCTTCGGTAATAAAACAGAATGAAAAGTTGCCTAAGTCGTGATAAACCGCACCGCCGCCGGACATCCGTCTCACAATGTGGATGTTATTTTCTTCCACATATGCTTGATTAATTTCTTCGATTGTATTTTGATTTCGTCCTATGATAATAGATGGCTCGTTAATATAAAATAGCAAAATAGGCTCATCCAAATTTTTCTCTTTTAATAAATACGTTTCCAAGGCAATATTTACACTTGGGTCAAGATGGTTTTGATTATCAACAAAATACATACCGTTTCGTCTCCTCTATCAATTAGATAATAATTTGTAAATCTTTTTCCGCAAGCTGCACAACAACAACATCGCCGGCCGCTTCCTTTGCTTCTCCCAGCAGTTTCTCCCATTCAACACTTGGAGGTAAATGCGTCAAAATTAACTTTTTCACATTTGCTTCTTTAGCAATGCTTCCCACTTCATAAGAAGTCATATGCACCTTGTGACCTTCTTGTCCTTGGAAAAAGTTTGTATCAGCTAATAAGACATCCGCATCTTTTGAAAATGAAACAAAATCCGCTAAATAGCCTGAATCTGCGGTAAATACTAACTTTTTACCCGTTGTAATTTCAATGATTTCAAGTGCATAACACGGAACAGGATGAAGCGTCTTCAAGAATGCAATCCGAAAAGGACCAATCATAATCGGTTCATTGCCAGTATAATCTACTGCTGTTGTATACGCACTTTCACGGAGTCCGTGCAAATCAGATTCTACATGCCCATAAATTGGCAGGGTTTTATCTGGGTCTTTCAGCTGAAAAACATGCTGCAGGACGCCCATATCCGCAATGTGATCGGGATGATAATGGGTCACTATAACCGCATCTAATTGCTTCGGATCCAGATGTTTTTCTAACGCCAAAACCGCGTTGCTTCCGACATCTATCAACAAATGAAAGGCTTCAGACTCCAACAAATACGCTGTGGTGCCGACACCTTTCGCAGGATAGCCGCCCATAAATCCCAATACCGTTAACTTCATAAAGATACCTCCTCATAACAGGATAACTTGCCTAATAGTAGTATAACATTGAAAAGAAAGAAAAGAACTTTAGAAATCTCAGCGATTTCTAAAGTTCTTGTTGTGCTTTCATATAGGCTAAAGCCTCTCTGGCTAGGCGTTTTCCTTCGTTGATGGCATTTGGTAGACCATACCCTCTGAAGCCATTTCCGCCCATAAAAATACCTTTGTCATTAATACGTTTTTTATGTATGGTGGTTATTTCATTTAATTCATTCCGTTCATTTGCTTCCAGATGGGGAATATTATTTATCCAGCGATAAACTTTTGCGGATTGATACGCGCCTTTAACTTGAAATATTTCATTCACTTCTTCATTAATAATATTCAAGAATGCTTCATCTGATAATTGAACAATGGTATCTTCCAGACGACGCCCCACTTCAACTAACATGATATCGTGATCGGCATCTTTCAAGGACGGCCATTTACGGTTCAACAGTGATGTCTTTGTAATATGGAAGGAACTACGCTTTGGAATAACAAAGCCGTACCCTTCTGGATAACGCGTCAACGCACCCTTTTCAAAACGATATAAAATGGTACCCATCGAGGAGACCTGTGCTTGTGGAATTTTAATGCCAATGTCTTCACAATTATTCAATAAGGGCGCAGATTCTGCAATTGAAAGTGTTGAGATAACCGTTTTTGCCCGTAAGCTCTCGTTATCATTCAAGGTCATCAGAAATACATTTTCATCCATACCATAAAGATTAGTCACTTTTTTTCCTGTTAAAACAACATCCGGAATCTTTTCCATAAGTGTTTCAACCAGCACCGCCAGACCGCCTTTCAAGGTGTATTCAGAGCCTTCACCATCCATATAGTGTGCTAACTCTGCTTCTGTTACATTATAGCGACTGTCCGTATTTTCAAATAAACTAATGAGGTTTTGGTCAAAGAAAGCAGGTGGACATAGTTCCATCGACCCAAAGATATTCTCCGGAAAGTTAGGGTAAGCAATCATTGTACTAACAGCTTTACAAAAACGATATTCCAAAAATTCAGAAGTGGTCGTATTTGAATCCATTCCCAGCTTCATATTATTAAAAGAGTGGTTAATTAATACGGATAACTTATCACTTAAGGACAATTCCTTTTCGTGCATAATATCGGAAAAATTGATGGGAATTCCGTGGTAACTCGGCTTTTTAGATGTTACAAATTCATTGGTACTGAATCGATCTAGCTTGCCGCCTATACTGTACTCTATCTCATCTTCAAGGCCCAATTCCGCTAAGAACGGCCGGATATCTTCACGGCGAATATCAAAACTACTTGCACCCACATCCACAGGACCCACGTCCGTCTGAACAGTTCGGATGGTACCGCCTATTTGATCGCTCTTTTCAAGTA
This genomic interval from Jeotgalibaca porci contains the following:
- a CDS encoding lipoate--protein ligase — protein: MYFVDNQNHLDPSVNIALETYLLKEKNLDEPILLFYINEPSIIIGRNQNTIEEINQAYVEENNIHIVRRMSGGGAVYHDLGNFSFCFITEDDGNSFRDFAKFTEPVIEFLHKAGVKDAALKGRNDLTIGDQKFSGNAMYATNGRMTAHGTILFDSDLDAVSSALKPRKDKIESKGIKSVRSRVTNIKPFVDEAYKNMTTEEFRDALLLHIFEVDNREDVKEYHLTEEDWKRVYEIRDEYFGNWNWNYGKSPKYGIEIRRRFPIGTIDFLFNIKAGEIVEAKVHGDFFGLGEISDVEETLVGTKYTKADLREKFETIDLKKYFGAITAEELVDSLFAE
- a CDS encoding secondary thiamine-phosphate synthase enzyme YjbQ, translating into MANNLFKFQIETHQKQSFTNLDHYLNEAIRDSGVSDGIVLVYCPHTTAAITINENADPDVKVDLKLGLNETFPHRADYVHMEGNSDGHMKSSVVGASEMLILANEKLILGTWQSVYFAEFDGPRHRTFYVKLIEG
- the hemG gene encoding protoporphyrinogen oxidase — its product is MFRGNKRIAILGSGLSGLVAAYELNKAIEAEGLPFEFVLLEKSDQIGGTIRTVQTDVGPVDVGASSFDIRREDIRPFLAELGLEDEIEYSIGGKLDRFSTNEFVTSKKPSYHGIPINFSDIMHEKELSLSDKLSVLINHSFNNMKLGMDSNTTTSEFLEYRFCKAVSTMIAYPNFPENIFGSMELCPPAFFDQNLISLFENTDSRYNVTEAELAHYMDGEGSEYTLKGGLAVLVETLMEKIPDVVLTGKKVTNLYGMDENVFLMTLNDNESLRAKTVISTLSIAESAPLLNNCEDIGIKIPQAQVSSMGTILYRFEKGALTRYPEGYGFVIPKRSSFHITKTSLLNRKWPSLKDADHDIMLVEVGRRLEDTIVQLSDEAFLNIINEEVNEIFQVKGAYQSAKVYRWINNIPHLEANERNELNEITTIHKKRINDKGIFMGGNGFRGYGLPNAINEGKRLAREALAYMKAQQEL
- a CDS encoding MBL fold metallo-hydrolase, which gives rise to MKLTVLGFMGGYPAKGVGTTAYLLESEAFHLLIDVGSNAVLALEKHLDPKQLDAVIVTHYHPDHIADMGVLQHVFQLKDPDKTLPIYGHVESDLHGLRESAYTTAVDYTGNEPIMIGPFRIAFLKTLHPVPCYALEIIEITTGKKLVFTADSGYLADFVSFSKDADVLLADTNFFQGQEGHKVHMTSYEVGSIAKEANVKKLILTHLPPSVEWEKLLGEAKEAAGDVVVVQLAEKDLQIII